In Thermodesulfobacteriota bacterium, a single window of DNA contains:
- a CDS encoding UvrD-helicase domain-containing protein encodes MGTEKFIEAWERLSTIQLEAVKWDEGSLVVLAGPGSGKTRVLTCRIARILESSSDKNFRILGLTFTNKAADEMRTRVVDFVPGQEGRLFLGTFHSFCADILRQHGTHIGINPNFRIYSQDVDLKAVLNDAVEEARKVSELVTDLDKKTLPVIQGLKSHLILPEECRDAFRDKRLGERMAVVYPLYEAELAKRNALDFNSLILKAYQLFTKFPAFAKRYRTVYPYICIDEFQDTNQAQYSLIRALTGDKHRNLFVVADDDRLSTSGMELVTNALRSL; translated from the coding sequence ATGGGCACTGAAAAATTTATCGAGGCTTGGGAAAGACTTAGCACCATTCAGCTAGAAGCAGTCAAGTGGGATGAGGGGTCTTTAGTGGTTCTAGCCGGTCCCGGCTCTGGTAAGACTAGAGTTCTTACATGCCGTATAGCTCGGATCCTTGAGTCTAGTAGCGACAAGAATTTCCGTATCTTAGGTCTAACTTTTACCAATAAGGCGGCGGACGAGATGCGGACTCGTGTTGTTGATTTTGTGCCTGGACAAGAAGGACGTCTTTTTCTAGGTACTTTCCATTCATTCTGTGCTGATATTTTACGACAGCATGGAACCCATATAGGTATCAATCCAAATTTTCGAATATATTCGCAAGACGTCGATTTGAAAGCAGTTTTAAACGATGCAGTAGAAGAAGCTAGGAAAGTAAGTGAGTTAGTGACCGATCTTGATAAGAAAACGTTACCAGTTATTCAGGGTCTAAAGTCTCATTTGATTTTACCTGAGGAATGTCGCGATGCGTTTAGAGATAAAAGACTCGGGGAAAGAATGGCGGTTGTTTATCCGCTCTATGAAGCGGAATTAGCTAAACGGAATGCGCTGGATTTTAACTCTCTTATCCTGAAAGCTTATCAGTTATTCACAAAGTTCCCCGCTTTTGCCAAGCGCTATAGGACGGTCTATCCATACATATGCATTGATGAGTTTCAGGATACTAATCAGGCTCAGTATAGCCTTATCCGTGCTCTTACCGGTGACAAGCATAGAAATCTATTTGTAGTTGCTGACGATGACAGATTATCTACCAGTGGAATGGAGCTAGTCACAAACGCCTTGAGGAGTTTATAA
- a CDS encoding TOPRIM nucleotidyl transferase/hydrolase domain-containing protein: protein MYPEQRDVHIQLKRLRTASQSYLSDKDLSDLDTYAKRIRGEVLFARAWFFCEGQSEYLLLRYFAELLGRPLDQAGVTLIDFQNNGSPGAFVGLAQAFEIPWIMICDNDDEGKRFVKQVKDRGLTDKEIKELVRALPEEGADLEIFLVKNGFIKEYIEILSERKVSLTKKPDETGYEEEIASKIRTGKTGYTILLIEKLRAAGSNAARVPEFFAKAINDIIVKAG, encoded by the coding sequence ATGTATCCAGAACAAAGAGATGTTCACATTCAACTAAAACGACTTCGTACAGCATCACAGTCGTACCTCAGTGATAAGGACCTTTCCGACCTTGACACTTATGCAAAACGCATTCGGGGAGAAGTGCTATTTGCGCGTGCATGGTTTTTCTGTGAAGGTCAGAGCGAGTATTTACTCCTTCGGTATTTTGCGGAATTGTTGGGGAGGCCATTAGATCAAGCAGGGGTCACATTAATTGACTTTCAAAACAATGGATCTCCGGGAGCCTTCGTTGGTCTAGCACAGGCTTTTGAAATTCCATGGATTATGATATGTGACAATGATGATGAAGGAAAGAGATTTGTTAAACAGGTTAAAGACCGTGGTCTGACAGATAAAGAAATTAAGGAACTTGTCCGAGCACTCCCAGAAGAAGGAGCGGATCTGGAAATTTTCCTTGTAAAGAATGGGTTTATTAAAGAATACATAGAAATTCTTTCTGAGCGAAAGGTGAGTTTAACTAAAAAACCGGATGAAACAGGATATGAAGAGGAAATTGCATCGAAAATAAGAACGGGTAAGACAGGTTATACTATTTTACTAATAGAAAAACTTCGAGCAGCAGGGTCAAATGCAGCACGTGTTCCCGAATTTTTTGCCAAAGCTATAAACGATATAATCGTAAAAGCAGGATAG